A window of the Hordeum vulgare subsp. vulgare chromosome 5H, MorexV3_pseudomolecules_assembly, whole genome shotgun sequence genome harbors these coding sequences:
- the LOC123396091 gene encoding subtilisin-chymotrypsin inhibitor-2B-like — protein sequence MGGQKGPAAGVSVILVGVLLILGLATAAMSSSEKVATGEKTSWPEVVGRSVEEAKKIILKDKPEADIVVLPVGSMVTMEYNPHRVRVFVDTVAEIPHAG from the coding sequence ATGGGAGGCCAAAAGGGTCCTGCAGCTGGGGTTAGTGTGATCCTGGTGGGTGTCCTCCTCATACTGGGGCTGGCCACTGCGGCGATGAGCTCCTCCGAGAAGGTCGCCACCGGCGAGAAGACGTCGTGGCCGGAGGTGGTGGGGCGGAGCGTGGAGGAGGCCAAGAAGATCATCCTCAAGGACAAGCCCGAAGCCGACATCGTCGTCCTCCCCGTCGGCTCGATGGTCACCATGGAATACAATCCCCATCGCGTCCGCGTCTTCGTCGACACCGTCGCCGAGATCCCCCACGCCGGCTAG